In Zobellia roscoffensis, the following are encoded in one genomic region:
- a CDS encoding LolA family protein, with the protein MKKIFLVLTLVLVSNVTFAQNSEKAKALLEDVYAKVKSYDNIYIDFKYVLNNAEAGINQETRGDVTLQGDKYIGNFFGTTLLYDGSKVYTIIPENEEVTIEDKSNDENALTPAKMLTFYREGHNYEMDILQNVNGRKIQYVKLTPIDTNSEIKTILLGIDAETKHIYKLIETGENGTTTTITVNSFKTDQPLSKTLFTFDEAKYKNDGYYIVRN; encoded by the coding sequence ATGAAAAAGATTTTTTTAGTGCTTACCCTTGTATTAGTATCAAACGTAACTTTTGCACAAAATTCAGAGAAAGCAAAAGCATTGTTAGAAGACGTTTATGCTAAAGTAAAAAGCTACGATAATATTTATATTGATTTTAAATATGTCCTTAATAATGCAGAGGCTGGTATAAACCAAGAAACCCGTGGTGATGTCACTTTACAAGGTGATAAGTACATTGGTAATTTCTTTGGCACCACATTGTTATATGACGGTTCCAAAGTTTACACTATTATACCGGAAAACGAAGAGGTAACCATCGAAGATAAATCTAACGATGAGAATGCCCTTACTCCGGCAAAAATGTTAACCTTTTACAGAGAAGGTCACAATTATGAAATGGATATTCTTCAGAACGTAAACGGTAGAAAAATTCAGTATGTAAAACTTACTCCTATTGACACGAATTCAGAAATAAAGACTATTCTTTTGGGTATTGATGCTGAAACGAAGCATATTTACAAACTGATAGAAACTGGCGAAAATGGTACCACTACCACCATTACCGTTAATTCTTTCAAAACTGACCAACCTTTGTCAAAAACCTTGTTTACTTTTGATGAGGCGAAGTACAAAAATGACGGGTACTACATAGTAAGAAACTAA
- a CDS encoding LptF/LptG family permease, with amino-acid sequence MRILDRYILSRFLSNFLSSFVILMFIFIFQTIWLFIDDFAGKGLDIVIIGKFFFFMMPSLTEKVLPLTVILASILTFGTLAENYEFAAMKASGISLQRSMLSLIIFMVGLGGVTFYFANSVIPASEQKIYNMRRNIAKVKPAAAIEKGVFSDFEGMSIKVDEKYGEKDRFLKNVIIHQKTPANVNSTVIKAKTGELISSEESELIQLVLRDGHDYRDMDKKKSTEKRKYPFTQTHFEIYRMNIEIPEMEQDLEEENVSNREKMKNVSRLIKDMDSLETDNKRIVQAFSKNIVYRMGGFIPLTPKDTAASKKMKLLKEKEPSSKETTVEKNSIDTLKAENEIQEEVKIDSLSNSTEVDEKTPPTDIITLFKDWQKVQVMNSAKNSVSNIMTSIEGKKQELGKRYEIHRRHIFSLHDKYALALSCIILFFVGAPLGAIIRKGGIGLPMVIAILLFLVYYFLGVFAENYSYKGNIHPIIGAWLPSMVMLPLGIYLTRQATADQGMMNFGNIIDLFKRLFSKKDKTEEE; translated from the coding sequence TTGAGAATTCTAGACCGATATATATTATCGCGATTCCTTTCTAATTTTTTGAGTTCGTTTGTAATATTGATGTTTATCTTCATATTTCAGACGATATGGTTGTTTATTGATGATTTTGCAGGAAAAGGTCTGGACATTGTTATCATAGGGAAATTTTTCTTTTTCATGATGCCCAGTTTAACGGAGAAGGTACTGCCATTAACCGTTATCCTCGCCTCTATTCTAACTTTTGGGACACTAGCAGAGAATTACGAATTCGCAGCAATGAAAGCCTCAGGTATTTCATTGCAACGCTCCATGCTAAGCCTTATCATCTTTATGGTAGGTTTAGGTGGTGTCACTTTTTATTTTGCCAATAGCGTTATTCCCGCCTCAGAGCAGAAAATCTACAACATGCGCCGTAACATTGCCAAGGTAAAACCAGCTGCGGCAATTGAAAAAGGGGTGTTTAGCGACTTTGAGGGAATGAGCATAAAAGTTGATGAAAAATACGGCGAAAAAGACCGTTTCCTCAAAAATGTAATTATCCATCAGAAAACTCCTGCCAATGTCAATAGCACTGTAATCAAGGCAAAAACGGGAGAGTTAATCAGTAGTGAAGAATCGGAACTTATTCAGTTGGTACTTCGTGACGGTCATGATTACCGTGATATGGATAAGAAAAAAAGTACCGAAAAAAGGAAATATCCATTTACTCAAACCCATTTTGAAATTTACCGGATGAACATTGAAATCCCGGAAATGGAACAAGACCTTGAGGAGGAGAATGTATCCAACCGAGAGAAGATGAAAAACGTTTCTCGTTTAATAAAGGATATGGATTCTCTTGAGACGGATAATAAGAGAATTGTTCAGGCTTTCTCAAAAAACATCGTCTACCGTATGGGAGGTTTTATCCCTCTTACGCCAAAAGATACTGCGGCGTCAAAAAAAATGAAACTCCTAAAGGAGAAAGAGCCATCTAGTAAAGAAACAACAGTTGAGAAAAATAGTATTGATACTCTTAAAGCTGAAAATGAGATTCAAGAGGAGGTAAAAATAGATTCACTGTCCAATTCTACTGAGGTAGATGAAAAGACACCTCCTACTGATATCATCACCTTATTTAAAGATTGGCAAAAAGTACAGGTCATGAATTCTGCCAAAAATTCAGTTTCTAATATTATGACTTCTATTGAAGGTAAGAAACAAGAATTAGGCAAAAGGTATGAAATACACCGTAGGCACATTTTCTCGCTACATGACAAATATGCGCTTGCCCTTTCTTGTATTATCCTATTTTTTGTAGGCGCACCATTGGGCGCTATTATCCGAAAAGGCGGTATAGGTCTGCCTATGGTAATTGCTATTTTATTATTCCTCGTGTATTACTTTTTAGGTGTTTTTGCTGAAAACTATAGCTATAAAGGAAATATTCACCCTATTATAGGAGCATGGCTACCATCTATGGTTATGTTACCTTTAGGCATCTATTTAACAAGACAAGCCACAGCAGATCAGGGAATGATGAATTTTGGAAACATCATAGACCTTTTCAAACGACTTTTTTCAAAAAAAGACAAAACTGAAGAAGAATGA
- the ribB gene encoding 3,4-dihydroxy-2-butanone-4-phosphate synthase, whose amino-acid sequence MSIDMEKKIQLNTIEEAIDEIRKGKVIIVVDDENRENEGDFLAAAELATPETVNFMATHGRGLICAPLTEGRCKDLGLHMMVNNNTDPMETAFTVSVDLRGGGVTTGISASDRAKTVLALTENDTKPHDLARPGHIFPLVAREGGVLRRTGHTEAAIDFARLAGLKPAGYIVEIMNEDGSMARLPQLLKVAKKFDLKIVSIEDLVAYRMEHDSLIAKKEDFDIETRFGKFRLRAYQQTTNNHVHIALTKGTWNKTDKVLTRINSTLVNNDILGTLTNNPDAKLEDMFKAINKEGKGAIVFINQDAQSLNLLSRLTELKELQKEGIQKAPKIDMDARDFGIGAQILHDLDIAKMRALSNSPQTKRVGIVGYGLEIVEYVAY is encoded by the coding sequence ATGAGTATCGATATGGAAAAGAAAATTCAATTGAATACTATTGAGGAAGCCATTGATGAAATCAGAAAAGGGAAAGTCATCATAGTAGTTGATGATGAGAATCGTGAAAACGAAGGTGATTTTCTAGCTGCTGCAGAATTGGCCACACCGGAAACGGTGAACTTTATGGCTACGCATGGTAGAGGACTAATTTGTGCTCCGCTAACCGAAGGCAGATGTAAAGATTTGGGCCTACATATGATGGTCAATAATAATACAGATCCAATGGAGACGGCCTTTACCGTATCTGTAGATTTACGTGGAGGTGGTGTTACTACTGGCATTTCTGCTTCGGACAGAGCTAAAACAGTACTTGCTCTTACTGAAAATGATACCAAACCCCATGATTTAGCGCGTCCTGGGCATATTTTCCCCCTCGTTGCTAGAGAAGGTGGTGTACTCAGAAGAACTGGCCATACAGAAGCCGCTATTGATTTTGCTAGATTGGCGGGTTTAAAGCCGGCAGGTTATATTGTAGAGATTATGAACGAAGATGGTAGCATGGCTCGCTTACCACAACTCCTAAAGGTTGCTAAAAAGTTTGACCTCAAAATTGTTTCTATAGAAGATTTGGTAGCCTATAGAATGGAGCATGATAGCTTAATTGCCAAAAAGGAGGATTTTGATATAGAAACTCGTTTTGGGAAATTCCGTTTAAGAGCGTATCAACAAACTACAAACAATCACGTTCATATTGCTTTGACCAAAGGTACTTGGAACAAGACTGATAAAGTACTAACGCGTATCAACTCTACCTTGGTAAACAATGATATTCTAGGCACGCTCACCAATAACCCCGATGCCAAGCTTGAAGATATGTTCAAGGCCATTAACAAAGAAGGAAAAGGAGCTATAGTCTTTATAAATCAAGATGCTCAATCCCTTAATTTGCTCTCTAGATTAACTGAGTTAAAGGAACTTCAAAAAGAAGGTATTCAAAAAGCACCTAAGATTGATATGGATGCTCGTGATTTTGGTATTGGAGCTCAAATACTCCATGATTTGGATATTGCTAAAATGAGAGCCTTATCAAACTCACCACAAACTAAACGTGTAGGTATTGTTGGCTATGGTTTGGAAATTGTTGAGTACGTAGCGTATTAA